The Leclercia sp. S52 genome has a segment encoding these proteins:
- the dsbB gene encoding disulfide bond formation protein DsbB, with translation MLKFLNQCSRGRGAWLLLALTAFTLEMVALWFQHVMMLKPCVLCIYERCALFGVMGAGLVGAIAPKSPLRYGAIAIWLYSAGKGLQLAWEHTMIQLHPSPFQTCDFAARFPSWLPLDKWLPQVFVASGDCSVRQWEFLTLEMPQWLVGIFAAFLVVALLVLIAQPFKPKKRDLFGR, from the coding sequence ATGTTGAAATTTTTGAACCAATGCTCGCGTGGACGCGGAGCGTGGTTGCTGTTGGCCCTGACCGCCTTCACGCTCGAAATGGTGGCATTGTGGTTCCAGCATGTGATGATGCTGAAGCCCTGTGTGCTATGTATCTACGAACGCTGCGCGCTGTTTGGCGTGATGGGTGCAGGCCTGGTCGGCGCCATCGCCCCGAAAAGCCCGCTGCGTTACGGCGCGATTGCCATCTGGCTCTACAGCGCTGGTAAAGGCCTCCAGCTGGCCTGGGAGCACACCATGATCCAGCTGCATCCGTCGCCGTTCCAGACCTGTGATTTTGCCGCCCGCTTCCCGAGCTGGCTGCCGCTGGACAAGTGGCTGCCGCAGGTGTTCGTGGCAAGCGGTGACTGCTCCGTGCGTCAGTGGGAGTTCCTGACCCTCGAGATGCCGCAGTGGCTGGTGGGCATTTTTGCTGCCTTCCTGGTCGTGGCGCTGCTGGTGCTGATTGCCCAGCCGTTTAAACCGAAGAAACGCGATTTGTTCGGCAGATAA
- the dadX gene encoding catabolic alanine racemase DadX translates to MSRPVVAQLDLQALKDNLQIVRRAAPASRVWAVVKANAYGHGLDRIWSALSAADGFAMLNLEEAILLRERGWKGPILMLEGFFNSDELPLFDKYRLTTSVHSNWQVKALQNAKLHAPLDIYLKVNSGMNRLGFQPERVHSVWQQLRAAKNVGGMTLMAHFADAEKTDGIVEPMMRIEQAAEGLDCPRSLSNSAATLWHPEAHFDWVRPGIVLYGASPSGQWQDIANSGLKPVMTLRSEIIGVQTLKAGDTVGYGSRYRASGEQRIGIVAGGYADGYPRIAPNGTPVWVDGVRTGTVGTVSMDMLAIDLTPCPQAGIGTPVELWGNEVKVDDVAAAAGTIGYELLTALAPRVPVVTI, encoded by the coding sequence ATGTCCCGTCCTGTTGTGGCTCAGCTGGATCTGCAGGCCCTGAAAGATAACCTGCAAATTGTCCGGCGCGCTGCGCCAGCTTCACGCGTCTGGGCGGTGGTCAAAGCCAATGCTTATGGCCACGGTCTGGATCGCATCTGGAGCGCATTAAGCGCGGCCGATGGCTTTGCGATGCTCAATCTGGAAGAGGCGATCCTGCTGCGCGAGCGCGGCTGGAAAGGGCCGATCCTGATGCTCGAAGGCTTCTTCAATAGCGATGAACTGCCGCTGTTTGATAAGTACCGCCTGACCACCAGCGTGCACAGCAACTGGCAGGTCAAGGCGTTGCAGAATGCGAAGCTGCACGCTCCGCTCGATATCTACCTGAAAGTGAACAGCGGCATGAACCGCCTCGGTTTCCAGCCGGAGCGGGTGCACAGCGTCTGGCAGCAGCTGCGGGCAGCGAAGAACGTCGGCGGGATGACGCTGATGGCCCATTTTGCCGATGCGGAAAAAACGGACGGCATCGTGGAGCCGATGATGCGTATCGAGCAGGCGGCGGAGGGGCTGGACTGCCCGCGCTCGCTCTCTAACTCGGCGGCCACCCTCTGGCACCCGGAGGCGCACTTCGACTGGGTACGACCGGGGATCGTGCTTTACGGCGCGTCACCGTCCGGGCAGTGGCAGGATATCGCCAACAGCGGCCTGAAGCCGGTAATGACCCTGCGCAGTGAAATCATTGGCGTTCAGACTCTGAAAGCGGGGGATACCGTGGGCTACGGCAGCCGCTATCGCGCCTCGGGCGAGCAGCGGATCGGGATTGTCGCCGGGGGCTACGCCGACGGTTATCCGCGTATCGCACCAAACGGCACTCCGGTGTGGGTGGACGGCGTACGCACCGGTACGGTCGGCACGGTATCGATGGATATGCTGGCGATTGACCTTACGCCATGCCCGCAGGCCGGGATCGGTACGCCGGTCGAGCTATGGGGGAATGAGGTGAAAGTGGACGACGTCGCGGCCGCGGCGGGCACCATCGGGTACGAACTGTTAACCGCGTTGGCCCCGCGCGTGCCGGTAGTGACAATATAA
- a CDS encoding fumarylacetoacetate hydrolase family protein: protein MYQHHNWQGALLDYPVSKVVCVGSNYAKHIQEMGSAVPDEPVLFIKPETALCDIRQPLALPQGLGSVHHEVELAVLIGATLRQASEDHVQKAIAGYGVALDLTLRDVQGKMKKAGQPWEKAKGFDNSCPISGFVPVAEFNDDPQNTTLSLKVNGEVRQHGSTADMIHKIVPLIAYMSRYFTLKPGDVILTGTPEGVGPLTGGDELELAVNGLSLKTRVL, encoded by the coding sequence ATGTATCAACATCATAACTGGCAAGGAGCCTTACTGGATTATCCGGTAAGTAAAGTCGTCTGCGTAGGAAGTAATTACGCTAAGCATATTCAGGAAATGGGAAGTGCAGTTCCGGACGAGCCGGTGCTGTTCATTAAACCGGAAACGGCGCTTTGTGATATCCGCCAGCCGCTGGCGTTACCCCAGGGGCTGGGCTCGGTCCACCACGAAGTGGAGCTGGCGGTGCTGATTGGCGCCACGCTGCGTCAGGCCTCTGAAGATCATGTGCAGAAGGCGATTGCTGGTTATGGTGTGGCGCTGGATCTGACCCTGCGCGACGTGCAGGGCAAAATGAAGAAAGCGGGCCAGCCGTGGGAAAAAGCCAAAGGCTTTGATAATTCCTGCCCGATCTCCGGTTTCGTGCCGGTGGCGGAATTCAACGACGATCCGCAGAACACCACCCTGAGCCTGAAGGTGAACGGCGAGGTGCGCCAGCACGGCTCCACTGCCGACATGATCCACAAGATTGTGCCGCTGATTGCCTACATGAGCCGTTACTTCACCCTGAAGCCGGGCGATGTGATTCTCACCGGCACCCCGGAAGGGGTGGGCCCGCTCACCGGCGGCGACGAGCTGGAATTGGCCGTTAATGGCCTGTCGCTGAAAACCCGCGTGCTGTAA
- a CDS encoding D-amino acid dehydrogenase — protein MRVVILGSGVVGVTSAWYLSQAGHDVTVIDREPGPALETSAANAGQISPGYAAPWAAPGVPLKAIKWMFQRHAPLAISLDGTQFQLKWMWQMLRNCDTSHYMENKGRMVRLAEYSRDCLKALRASTGIQYEGRQGGTLQLFRTAQQYENATRDIAVLEDAGVPYQLLEASQLAQVEPALAEVAHKLTGGLRLPNDETGDCQLFTQNLAQMAEQAGVKFRYNTSVDKLLYEGEKIYGVLCGDEVVKADAYVMAFGSYSTAMLKGIVDIPVYPLKGYSLTIPVKEDSGAPVSTILDETYKIAITRFDNRIRVGGMAEIVGFNTELLQPRRETLEMVVGDLFPRGGFIEQATFWTGLRPMTPDGTPVVGRTPFKNLWLNTGHGTLGWTMACGSGQLLSDLISGRTPAIPFDDLSVARYRPGFTPSRPQHLHGAHN, from the coding sequence ATGCGTGTTGTCATACTGGGAAGTGGCGTCGTTGGCGTAACCAGCGCCTGGTACCTGAGTCAGGCCGGGCACGACGTGACCGTCATCGATCGTGAGCCGGGTCCGGCGCTGGAGACCAGCGCTGCCAATGCCGGGCAAATCTCTCCGGGCTACGCGGCGCCCTGGGCGGCACCGGGCGTGCCGCTGAAGGCGATTAAATGGATGTTCCAGCGCCATGCGCCGCTGGCGATCAGCCTCGACGGCACGCAGTTCCAGCTCAAGTGGATGTGGCAGATGCTGCGCAACTGCGACACCTCGCACTATATGGAAAACAAAGGGCGGATGGTGCGCCTGGCGGAGTACAGCCGCGACTGCCTGAAAGCGCTGCGCGCCTCCACCGGTATTCAGTATGAGGGCCGCCAGGGGGGCACGCTGCAGCTGTTCCGCACCGCCCAGCAGTACGAAAACGCCACCCGCGATATCGCCGTTCTTGAGGATGCGGGGGTCCCGTATCAGCTGCTGGAAGCCAGCCAGCTGGCGCAGGTTGAACCGGCGCTGGCAGAAGTGGCACACAAGCTGACCGGCGGTCTGCGTCTGCCGAATGACGAAACCGGCGACTGCCAGCTCTTTACCCAGAACCTGGCGCAGATGGCGGAGCAGGCGGGGGTTAAATTCCGCTACAACACCTCAGTCGATAAGCTCCTGTACGAAGGAGAGAAGATCTACGGCGTGCTGTGCGGCGACGAGGTGGTGAAAGCCGACGCCTACGTGATGGCCTTTGGCTCATACTCCACCGCCATGCTGAAAGGCATCGTCGATATTCCGGTCTACCCGCTCAAGGGTTACTCCCTGACCATACCGGTGAAAGAGGACAGCGGTGCCCCGGTTTCAACTATCCTTGATGAAACATACAAAATCGCGATCACCCGGTTCGACAACCGGATCCGCGTGGGAGGCATGGCGGAAATCGTCGGCTTTAACACCGAGCTGCTGCAGCCGCGTCGGGAAACGCTGGAGATGGTCGTAGGCGACCTGTTCCCGCGGGGCGGCTTTATCGAACAGGCGACCTTCTGGACCGGGCTGCGCCCGATGACTCCGGACGGCACGCCGGTCGTGGGCCGCACGCCGTTTAAGAACCTGTGGCTTAACACCGGTCACGGCACGCTGGGCTGGACGATGGCCTGCGGTTCCGGGCAGTTACTCAGTGATTTGATCTCCGGGCGCACACCCGCTATTCCGTTTGATGATTTAAGCGTCGCGCGCTACCGTCCGGGGTTCACTCCGTCACGTCCACAGCATTTACACGGCGCGCATAACTAA
- a CDS encoding YcgN family cysteine cluster protein — translation MSEIPFWQSKTLDNMTDAEWESLCDGCGQCCLHKLMDEDSDEIYFTNVACNQLNIKTCQCRNYERRFELEPDCIKLTRDNLPTFEWLPPTCAYRLLAEGKDLPKWHPLLAGSKAAMHGERISVRHIAVRESEVRDWEDHIMNHPNRS, via the coding sequence ATGAGCGAAATCCCTTTCTGGCAAAGCAAGACTCTCGACAACATGACCGACGCCGAGTGGGAATCGCTGTGCGATGGCTGCGGGCAGTGCTGCCTGCATAAGCTGATGGATGAAGACTCGGACGAAATCTATTTCACCAACGTTGCCTGCAATCAGCTGAACATCAAAACCTGTCAGTGCCGCAACTACGAGCGCCGCTTCGAGTTAGAGCCGGACTGCATCAAGCTGACGCGCGACAACCTGCCGACCTTCGAATGGCTGCCGCCGACCTGTGCGTATCGCCTGCTGGCGGAAGGGAAAGATCTGCCGAAGTGGCACCCGCTGCTGGCCGGCTCGAAAGCAGCCATGCACGGCGAGCGGATTTCAGTGCGCCACATTGCGGTGCGGGAATCAGAGGTGCGCGACTGGGAAGACCATATTATGAATCATCCCAATCGCAGCTAA
- a CDS encoding tail fiber domain-containing protein, with protein MELPPGSTVTPRKMLGGDTTLGVGIPSKTIFGRYVFRDNDANPISPADSFATHPDMGQLLRMDATQIPGQCAVFLGGNRKLPVIGSKAFVGLHSHHDQSPATKEIWGYNPVVVKNIRASDTSDNISTTIGAEISVSNNTDEIGTPLTTGQCMGLFVSYIHNQNAASAAIATGGLAAGFRNALWLDGVTPDGAHIQLRDEVSGNLGARVGLTTTQVSTFTDGAILVGRGHHINSQNITGGITSIAYVNDQDELVFGQSGGFSRFVSTTVLFNGNISPGTANTGNCGTTGRPWAGGFTQTAFTVTSDEDHKGIPVMLAKGTLNAAALSDDSTMQDAYTDAILDAWAEVDFVQFQYLDRIEEKGADGARWHFGVIAQRAKEAFERHGLDAHRFGFLCYDEWEDQYKQVLTNEGERIPSTRTVKKKVEVTKKRVVQVPVTRTEQRETLIDVVLEDGTKIKKAVTVDVEVYVTEKVYVFNEDGSPRLDETGVQMFVIEPVLTEEEQEYQDFDVIDVSEEITVPAPPVYENVLETPAGSRYGIRYEEALVLEAALQRRNYERLMKQNTELSARVSELERR; from the coding sequence ATGGAATTACCACCAGGCTCAACGGTTACCCCTCGTAAAATGCTGGGAGGTGACACTACCTTAGGTGTCGGCATACCATCAAAAACAATCTTCGGCCGTTATGTTTTCCGCGACAATGATGCAAATCCAATCTCGCCGGCTGATTCATTCGCCACGCACCCTGATATGGGGCAGCTGCTTCGGATGGATGCTACGCAGATACCAGGACAGTGCGCAGTATTTTTAGGAGGAAACAGAAAACTTCCTGTTATAGGGTCAAAAGCATTTGTCGGGTTGCATAGCCACCACGATCAGAGTCCAGCAACCAAAGAAATTTGGGGGTATAACCCGGTCGTCGTGAAAAACATCAGGGCATCTGACACGTCGGATAATATCTCGACCACAATTGGTGCTGAAATAAGCGTATCGAATAACACTGATGAAATAGGTACCCCGCTGACAACCGGGCAGTGTATGGGGCTTTTTGTCTCCTATATCCATAACCAAAATGCCGCCAGTGCAGCCATTGCAACAGGAGGCCTCGCCGCTGGATTCAGAAATGCTCTCTGGCTGGATGGTGTGACACCGGATGGGGCACATATTCAACTTAGGGATGAAGTGAGTGGCAATCTAGGGGCGCGAGTAGGGCTCACCACGACCCAGGTGAGCACATTTACTGATGGAGCCATACTTGTTGGGCGTGGGCACCATATTAATAGTCAGAACATCACTGGTGGCATTACATCAATCGCATATGTCAACGATCAGGACGAATTAGTATTCGGACAAAGTGGAGGATTCTCCCGTTTTGTCTCTACTACTGTTTTATTTAACGGTAACATCAGTCCGGGCACGGCCAATACTGGCAACTGTGGCACTACTGGCAGGCCGTGGGCTGGCGGTTTCACTCAGACGGCATTCACAGTAACGTCAGATGAGGACCACAAAGGTATACCGGTAATGCTGGCAAAGGGAACGCTTAATGCCGCAGCCTTGTCAGATGACAGCACAATGCAGGATGCCTACACCGATGCCATTCTCGACGCCTGGGCAGAAGTTGATTTTGTTCAGTTCCAGTACCTTGACAGAATTGAGGAGAAGGGAGCTGATGGCGCACGCTGGCATTTTGGTGTGATAGCCCAGAGAGCAAAAGAAGCTTTCGAGCGTCACGGTCTTGATGCCCACCGCTTTGGTTTCCTGTGTTACGACGAGTGGGAAGATCAGTACAAGCAGGTACTCACCAACGAAGGTGAGCGCATCCCATCTACGCGCACCGTGAAGAAGAAGGTGGAGGTCACGAAAAAGCGGGTTGTGCAGGTTCCTGTTACGCGAACTGAGCAGCGTGAAACTCTGATTGATGTTGTACTGGAGGATGGCACCAAAATTAAAAAGGCTGTCACCGTCGATGTGGAGGTGTATGTCACCGAAAAAGTCTACGTGTTCAATGAGGATGGCTCTCCCCGCCTCGATGAAACCGGCGTACAGATGTTTGTCATAGAGCCGGTGCTTACTGAAGAAGAGCAGGAATATCAGGATTTCGACGTTATAGATGTTTCCGAAGAGATTACTGTGCCAGCACCACCAGTCTATGAAAATGTACTGGAAACGCCCGCAGGCTCACGTTACGGCATCCGTTATGAAGAGGCTCTGGTACTTGAGGCTGCACTCCAGCGTAGAAACTATGAGCGACTGATGAAACAAAATACAGAGCTGTCCGCCCGTGTTTCCGAACTGGAGCGCCGTTGA
- a CDS encoding SpoVR family protein yields MATIDSMNKDTTRLSDGPDWTFELLDTYLAEIDRVAKLYRLDAYPHQIEVITSEQMMDAYSSVGMPINYTHWSFGKKFIETERLYKHGQQGLAYEIVINSNPCIAYLMEENTITMQALVMAHACYGHNSFFKNNYLFRSWTDASSIVDYLIFARNYITQCEERYGVEEVEKLLDSCHALMNYGVDRYKRPQKISLQEEKARQKSREEYLQSQVNTLWRTLPKREEEKTVVEARRYPSEPQENLLYFMEKNAPLLEPWQREILRIVRKVSQYFYPQKQTQVMNEGWATFWHYTILNHLYDEGKVTERFMLEFLHSHTNVVFQPPYNSPWYSGINPYALGFAMFQDIKRICQNPTEEDKYWFPDIAGSDWLETLHFAMRDFKDESFISQFLSPKVMRDFRLFTVLDDDHNNYLEISAIHNEEGYREIRSRLSAQYNLSNLEPNIQVWNVDLRGDRSLTLRYIPHNRAPLDKGRKEVLKHVHRLWGFDIMLEQQNEDGSVELLERCPVKGNML; encoded by the coding sequence ATGGCTACCATTGATTCCATGAATAAGGACACCACACGTCTGAGCGATGGACCCGACTGGACATTCGAGCTGCTGGACACCTATCTGGCGGAAATTGACCGGGTGGCGAAACTCTACCGTCTGGACGCCTATCCGCATCAAATCGAAGTGATTACCTCCGAGCAGATGATGGACGCTTACTCCAGCGTCGGGATGCCCATTAACTATACCCACTGGTCGTTTGGTAAAAAATTCATTGAAACCGAACGGCTGTACAAACACGGTCAGCAGGGGCTGGCGTATGAGATCGTCATCAACTCCAACCCCTGTATTGCCTACCTGATGGAAGAGAACACCATCACTATGCAGGCGCTGGTGATGGCGCACGCCTGCTACGGACACAACTCGTTTTTCAAAAATAACTACCTGTTCCGCAGCTGGACCGATGCCAGTTCGATTGTCGATTACCTGATTTTCGCCCGTAATTACATTACTCAGTGCGAAGAGCGCTACGGGGTCGAGGAGGTCGAGAAGCTGCTCGACTCCTGCCATGCGCTGATGAATTACGGCGTGGATCGCTACAAACGTCCGCAAAAAATCTCCCTGCAGGAGGAGAAAGCCCGGCAGAAAAGCCGCGAAGAGTATCTGCAAAGCCAGGTGAATACGCTGTGGCGTACCCTGCCGAAACGCGAAGAGGAGAAAACGGTAGTAGAAGCGCGCCGCTACCCTTCCGAGCCGCAGGAGAACCTGCTCTACTTTATGGAGAAGAACGCCCCGCTGCTGGAGCCGTGGCAGCGTGAGATCCTGCGCATCGTGCGTAAGGTGAGCCAGTACTTCTATCCGCAAAAACAGACTCAGGTGATGAACGAAGGCTGGGCCACCTTCTGGCACTACACCATCCTTAATCACCTGTATGACGAAGGCAAAGTGACCGAGCGCTTTATGCTGGAGTTCCTGCACAGCCACACCAACGTGGTGTTCCAGCCGCCTTACAACAGCCCGTGGTACAGCGGCATTAACCCGTACGCGCTGGGCTTTGCCATGTTCCAGGACATCAAGCGGATCTGCCAGAACCCGACGGAAGAGGATAAATACTGGTTCCCGGATATTGCCGGCTCCGACTGGCTGGAGACGCTGCATTTCGCGATGCGCGACTTCAAGGATGAGAGCTTTATCAGCCAGTTCCTGTCGCCGAAGGTGATGCGTGACTTCCGCCTGTTTACGGTGCTGGATGACGATCACAACAACTACCTGGAAATTTCGGCGATCCACAATGAAGAGGGGTATCGTGAGATCCGCTCCCGCCTCTCGGCCCAGTACAACTTAAGCAATCTGGAGCCGAATATTCAGGTCTGGAATGTCGATCTGCGCGGGGATCGCTCCCTGACGCTGCGCTATATCCCGCATAACCGCGCCCCGCTGGATAAAGGGCGTAAGGAAGTGCTGAAGCATGTCCATCGCCTGTGGGGCTTTGACATTATGCTGGAGCAGCAAAACGAAGACGGCAGCGTGGAGCTGCTGGAGCGGTGCCCGGTTAAGGGTAATATGTTGTAA
- the fadR gene encoding fatty acid metabolism transcriptional regulator FadR yields the protein MVIKAQSPAGFAEEYIIESIWNNRFPPGSILPAERELSELIGVTRTTLREVLQRLARDGWLTIQHGKPTKVNNFWETSGLNILETLARLDHESVPQLIDNLLSVRTNIATIFIRTAFRQHPDKALEVLARATAVEDHADAFALLDYNVFRGLAFASGNPIYGLILNGMKGLYTRIGRHYFANPEARSLALGFYHKLSELCSEGMHDQVYETVRRYGRDSGEIWHRMQKSLPGDLVIQGR from the coding sequence ATGGTCATAAAGGCGCAAAGCCCGGCGGGTTTCGCGGAAGAGTACATTATCGAGAGCATCTGGAATAACCGTTTCCCTCCTGGCTCGATCCTTCCCGCAGAACGCGAACTCTCTGAACTGATTGGCGTCACACGTACCACCTTACGTGAAGTGTTGCAGCGACTGGCCCGCGATGGCTGGCTGACGATCCAACACGGCAAACCGACCAAAGTGAATAACTTCTGGGAAACGTCGGGTCTGAATATTCTTGAAACGCTGGCGCGCCTCGATCACGAGAGCGTCCCGCAGCTGATCGATAATCTGCTCTCCGTGCGTACCAACATCGCCACCATCTTTATCCGTACGGCGTTCCGCCAGCACCCGGATAAGGCGCTGGAAGTGCTGGCGCGTGCCACCGCCGTGGAAGATCACGCCGACGCCTTTGCCCTGCTGGATTACAACGTCTTCCGCGGTCTGGCCTTTGCCTCCGGCAACCCGATTTATGGTCTGATCCTCAACGGCATGAAAGGGCTCTATACCCGTATCGGTCGTCACTACTTCGCCAATCCGGAAGCCCGTAGCCTGGCGCTCGGTTTCTACCATAAGCTGAGCGAACTCTGCTCAGAAGGCATGCATGACCAGGTGTACGAAACCGTGCGTCGCTACGGTCGTGACAGCGGCGAGATCTGGCACCGGATGCAGAAATCCCTGCCGGGCGACCTGGTGATTCAGGGGCGCTAA
- the nhaB gene encoding sodium/proton antiporter NhaB, with the protein MEMSYSRALWRNFLGQSPDWYKATLVVFLVLNPLIFVVDSFAAGWLLVAEFIFTLAMALKCYPLLPGGLLAFEAVAIGMTSAEHVKEELANNLEVLLLLMFMVAGIYFMKQLLLFIFTRLLLSIPSKTLLSLAFCVAAAFLSAFLDALTVVAVVISVAVGFYGIYHRVASAKPEDSLHDDNHVDTQQREVLEQFRAFLRSLMMHAGVGTALGGVMTMVGEPQNLIIAKAVGWNFTEFFLRVAPVSVPVLVCGLLTCWLVEKFKWFGYGTLLPSQVREVLQRYDDESRSQRTRQQKLALIFQSIIGVWLIFALAFHLAEVGLIGLSVIILATAFTGVTDEHAIGKAFTEALPFAALLAVFFAVVAVIVDQQLFAPIIRYVLQAEPDAQLSLFYLFNGLLSAISDNVFVGSVYINEAKTALQSGAIDQQQFELLAVAINTGTNLPSVATPNGQAAFLFLLTSALAPLIRLSYGRMVWMALPYTVVLTCVGLLCVKITLIPFTQWMLQTGILTAH; encoded by the coding sequence GTGGAAATGTCTTATAGCCGCGCCCTGTGGCGCAATTTTTTAGGCCAGTCCCCCGACTGGTATAAAGCAACCCTGGTTGTTTTTCTGGTTCTCAACCCGCTTATCTTTGTTGTCGACTCCTTCGCCGCAGGCTGGCTGCTGGTGGCGGAGTTCATCTTTACCCTGGCGATGGCGCTGAAATGTTACCCCCTGCTGCCGGGCGGCCTGCTGGCCTTCGAGGCGGTGGCGATCGGTATGACCAGCGCCGAACATGTGAAAGAGGAGCTGGCAAATAATCTGGAAGTACTCCTGCTGCTGATGTTTATGGTGGCCGGGATCTACTTTATGAAGCAGCTGCTACTGTTTATCTTTACCCGCCTGCTGCTGAGCATCCCCTCGAAAACGCTGCTGTCGCTGGCCTTCTGCGTAGCGGCTGCGTTTCTGTCGGCCTTCCTCGATGCCCTGACCGTGGTGGCGGTGGTGATCAGCGTCGCCGTCGGCTTCTACGGGATCTATCACCGGGTAGCCTCCGCAAAGCCGGAAGATAGCCTGCACGATGACAACCATGTCGACACCCAACAGCGCGAGGTGCTGGAGCAGTTCCGCGCCTTCCTGCGCAGCCTGATGATGCACGCGGGCGTAGGCACCGCGCTGGGCGGGGTGATGACCATGGTCGGGGAGCCGCAGAACCTGATCATCGCCAAAGCCGTGGGCTGGAACTTTACCGAATTTTTCCTGCGCGTGGCCCCGGTCAGCGTGCCGGTGCTGGTGTGCGGTCTGCTCACCTGCTGGCTGGTGGAGAAGTTTAAATGGTTTGGCTACGGCACCCTGCTCCCGAGCCAGGTTCGCGAGGTATTACAGCGTTATGACGATGAGAGCCGCAGCCAGCGTACCCGTCAGCAGAAGCTGGCGCTGATTTTTCAGAGCATCATTGGCGTCTGGCTGATTTTCGCCCTCGCGTTTCATCTGGCCGAGGTAGGGTTGATCGGCCTGTCGGTCATTATCCTGGCGACCGCCTTTACCGGCGTAACCGACGAGCACGCCATCGGCAAAGCCTTTACCGAAGCGCTGCCCTTTGCTGCCCTGCTGGCGGTGTTTTTCGCGGTGGTGGCGGTGATTGTCGATCAGCAGCTATTTGCGCCAATTATCCGCTACGTGCTACAGGCGGAGCCGGATGCTCAGCTGTCGCTGTTTTATCTGTTTAACGGCCTGCTGTCGGCCATCTCAGACAACGTGTTTGTCGGCTCGGTCTATATTAATGAGGCCAAAACCGCGCTGCAGAGCGGCGCGATAGACCAGCAGCAGTTTGAGCTGCTGGCGGTGGCAATCAACACCGGGACCAACCTGCCCTCCGTCGCCACGCCAAACGGCCAGGCGGCGTTCCTGTTCCTGCTCACCTCGGCGCTGGCACCACTAATAAGGCTCTCTTATGGCCGGATGGTGTGGATGGCGTTGCCCTATACGGTGGTATTAACCTGCGTCGGTTTGTTGTGCGTCAAAATTACCCTCATTCCTTTTACCCAATGGATGTTGCAGACGGGTATACTGACGGCGCATTAA
- a CDS encoding YcgL domain-containing protein, whose amino-acid sequence MFCVIYRSTQRDQTYLYVEKKDDFSRVPEALLKSFGKPQLVMLMPLDGRKQLSNADLEKVKTALTEQGYYLQLPPPQENLLKQHLEAQGKN is encoded by the coding sequence ATGTTTTGTGTGATCTACAGAAGTACCCAGCGCGACCAGACCTACCTGTATGTCGAAAAAAAGGACGATTTTTCCCGCGTGCCTGAGGCGCTGTTGAAAAGCTTCGGTAAGCCGCAGCTGGTGATGCTGATGCCCCTCGACGGCCGCAAGCAGCTGAGCAACGCCGATCTGGAAAAAGTCAAAACCGCCTTAACCGAACAGGGCTATTATTTACAACTCCCGCCACCGCAAGAGAATTTACTCAAACAGCATCTTGAGGCGCAGGGGAAAAATTAG